The Methanobrevibacter sp. genome segment ATTAAAATTAAAAAGCATTAATAAACTACAAGAGGATACTGCAAGACAAGTAAATACTTTAAGAAGTTTATTACACTGTATTGATGACATTTTAGAATTACAAGGAGATTAAGCATATGAGTTTTAATGATGATGAGGCAGTATTTGTAACTGCCGATAAAATCGAAAAAGATGAGAAAGTTGATGTTGAAATCGTATCTGATGAGGAGTTAATTCCAAAAGATGAGGTTCCTGATGAAAATGTAACTGAAACTGCAATTGCACCAGTAACTGAAAAGAATAGTGCATTAGCAGATTATGAAATCTTAAACCCAGAAATACCAATTAGTGAAAAAATTAGCATTACGGTAAAAGTAGCTGATACCTTGAAAACTATTGTGAAACACCAAGGTTTAGTTAAAAAGGGTTTAAACAAGAAAGAACCTGAGAAAGAATATGTCCTTAAAGGTGGTTGGGAAATGCTTAATACTTTCATGGGTATAACCCCTATAACAAAAGTTATTGATGAAATACGAAATAATAAAGGTCGTATCATAGGTTATAAAGCACAATGTACTTTATTAAAAGACCCTGAATATATTAATGGTGAAATTGTTGGTGGTAAAGTAATGAGTTATGCCGAAGCATCAGCAACCCGTGAAGGTTTCCAAAAAGACACAAGCAGTATGATGAGCATGGCACAGACCAGAGCATACAATAAAGCAACTCGAAACTGTATGGGTTGGATTATGGAGATGGCAGGTTTCCAAGGAACACCTGCTGAGGAGATGCCTTCCTTCAAAAATGACTAAATTTTTAAGTTTATTTTTAGACCATTCTTTTGGTCTATTAATAATATTTTTTTAATATAAAAAAATGGAGCTGACAAGATATGACAGAAAAAAAAGACCTGCAACAAGAGCCAATTGTTGTAGAAGTGGATCAGAAAAAAATGATTGTAATTCCTGAGTATGAAATCTCAGAAAGTGCAAGAGAAATGGGAATTAGTAAAAGTATTTTTAACTTATCCCTTGATGATTTAGTGTATGAAAAAATGTTCCTGATGTTTGAAAAAATCAGTCCATTGGAAAAGACTTTATTCAATACTAAACAGGACTTGAAAAATAAAAAAGATGAGTTATTAAGAACCATTGATTTTAAAAAAGAGTTAAACATTACAACTAAACCAACCATTGCAGATAAAGATGCTGTAATGAAACCACATTTACAGGAGTTTGAGGATAAAATCAATACTGCGAATGAGGATATTAAAAAATACAAAGACAAATTAGTTATCATTAATGATTTAATTGACAATAAAAGAGTACAGTTAAAAGTTGAAGGAGGATTATTAGAATGAGCTTTGAAAATGAGAGCATGTTTACATTAGACATGGATTATGAGGAAATGATTGAAATACCAGATGGATACGCAGGATACAGATTAAAAGACTTATCCAATAAAGAGGTTTTTACTGGAAAACCACAAGTTAGCGGTATTTTAACCTCAACCTTTACAGATGAAAACGAATTTGATGACCAAGGCAAACCTGTTGAAAAAACAGTCCACAAAATCAGATTAGTCCTTGTTAATGACGATGACGAAAGTTATCTTGACATTAACATCAACCTGAAAAAACCAGATTACCATGTGGACCGTATTGTTAAAGGTAGTGTACTATTCGACTTTGTACAATCTATCCTTGAATTAGAAAATGAAGGCAGCACCAAAGGTAAAAATGTATTCAGGAATGTGAATCTGAAACAATTTACTGATTTCATTGGTGGTTTAAAAGTCATGGCCATTCAAAACATTGAAAGAAACGGTACATTTAGTTTTAACAGTTTCTATGTAGTCCGTGTTAATAACAAACAAGTAAAAATAGAATAAAAAAGGGATTATGTGAGGTGTATATATTCATGAAAAAACCAAATGAAGTATTTCTTGAATATATAGAAAAATATCATAAAAATGACTTAATGGAATTGAAAGGACCAGCAAGGTTAGATGTGGATTATACTTTGCTAAATGATTACTTTGTTAATTCCATTAATCTTAATTTTTTTGACATTGACAATTACAATAACATTATCCTTGATGTAGAAAAAGAAATCAACATTAAAAACAATCCTAAAACATGGATAACAATTAAAATTAAAGATGTACCACCAAATTGCATGTTGCATGAGCTTGATGCAAGTTATGCCGGAGATACTATTTCTGCAAAAGCAATGATTAAAAACATTACTGACTCCACACCTGGTCTGAAAACTGCTACTTTTGAATGTCGTGGTTGCATGAGATTGATTCAACTTGATATTGATGACAATATTCTCGTGGAACCTTCATTGTGTCCTGAGTGTGGTGGTCGGTCATTCCGTTTGAATCAGGAGTTAAGTGAGTTCCGTAATTACAGGTATGTTAAATTAGAGGAACCATTAGAACTAAGGTCTGGCGGAAATAGTCGTGAATTTAAAGGATACATGCAAGATTACTTGGCAAGTCCTCAGCATAAACTCAAAGCGGGTGATGTTGTGGATATACTTGGTGAATTTCAAGTGAAAAGGACTGATAAAACTAATAAGAAAAATGACTTTGAATTTTTGATTAATCTGCATAATATTAATCCTGTGAATAATGCATTTGAGGATTATCGTTTAACTGAGGAGGATAAACAAGAGATTATTAAACTCAGTCAAGAACCGAATATTTATGACAGATTAGTTAAAAGCATTGCACCTGAAATCGTGGGTTATGAGAATGTTAAGGAAGGTTTATTATTGCAGTTATTTGAGGGTTACAGACCAGAGCATGATGTTTTTAAACATGAGACAATGGACAGATGGACCACCCATATATTACTGATTGGTGACCCTGGTATTGGTAAATCTCAAATCATTACTGCATTAAAAAAAAGAGTTCCGAAGTTCATTGACATTGATGGTGCGGACACCAGTAAAGCAGGATTAACCACCAGTGCAGTCAAGGACGAACTGACTGGTGCTTGGACACTTCAAGCAGGAAGTGTAGTCTTAGCAGATACGGGTCTGTTATGTATTGATGAGTTTGA includes the following:
- a CDS encoding minichromosome maintenance protein MCM; this encodes MKKPNEVFLEYIEKYHKNDLMELKGPARLDVDYTLLNDYFVNSINLNFFDIDNYNNIILDVEKEINIKNNPKTWITIKIKDVPPNCMLHELDASYAGDTISAKAMIKNITDSTPGLKTATFECRGCMRLIQLDIDDNILVEPSLCPECGGRSFRLNQELSEFRNYRYVKLEEPLELRSGGNSREFKGYMQDYLASPQHKLKAGDVVDILGEFQVKRTDKTNKKNDFEFLINLHNINPVNNAFEDYRLTEEDKQEIIKLSQEPNIYDRLVKSIAPEIVGYENVKEGLLLQLFEGYRPEHDVFKHETMDRWTTHILLIGDPGIGKSQIITALKKRVPKFIDIDGADTSKAGLTTSAVKDELTGAWTLQAGSVVLADTGLLCIDEFDKLSKGAQKSLNKPMEQLSVSPAKAGLVKTMTARTSILAIANPKYSRFNKFKDTKEQINIPESTLSRFDLVFALNDKIEVEHDTELATSLLNKHDLLDDVDIIEPELFKKYVTYAKLEIFPRLDESAKKLLVDFYVNTRQAALQSDAAKPITARDLGALERLTIERAKCELRDVAVKTDAECAIRIYCNALETIGLTPETAGTLESVMSDAEMQVLNDAENMIIAKMKQYDLTSVDDLLLSDIKHEIGVICYGLGLKNSKEILNTALSNVKKNIENKVI